From a region of the Acidobacteriota bacterium genome:
- the thrB gene encoding homoserine kinase, translated as MSSSLLGRVIRVPGSTSNLGAGFDALGLALGLYLEVEVVGLDEHTRGGLRWSFAGRPLDGDNYIERGFRALADQAGLDLPTLDLEVTTGIPMKAGLGSSAAAIVAGTRLFEAVAGPRPLQELLDVATALEGHPDNVSASLLGGLTASAAAIDGHVISIATRWPDDWRLVVATPEVPLETRVARAALPERVSLGDAVHNVQRAALLVQAAATASFDALREATRDRLHQPHRAPLVPGLAESLAWSDPALGGVFLSGAGPSIAAIVRYDTERVVERFQAMYRRLDVAATVRVLAAHQPHTC; from the coding sequence GTGTCGTCTTCGCTGCTCGGCCGCGTCATCCGCGTGCCCGGCTCCACCTCGAACCTCGGCGCGGGCTTCGACGCGCTCGGCCTCGCGCTCGGCCTTTACCTCGAAGTCGAGGTCGTCGGCCTCGACGAGCACACGCGCGGCGGCTTGCGCTGGTCGTTCGCCGGGCGGCCGCTCGATGGCGACAACTACATCGAACGCGGCTTTCGCGCGCTCGCCGACCAGGCAGGCCTCGATCTCCCGACGCTCGACCTGGAAGTGACGACCGGCATCCCGATGAAGGCCGGTCTTGGCAGCAGCGCCGCCGCCATCGTGGCCGGCACGCGGCTGTTCGAGGCCGTCGCCGGCCCGCGCCCGCTCCAGGAGCTGCTCGACGTCGCCACGGCGCTCGAGGGGCATCCCGACAACGTCTCGGCCTCGCTGCTCGGCGGGCTCACCGCGAGCGCCGCCGCGATCGACGGCCATGTGATCTCGATCGCGACACGCTGGCCCGACGACTGGCGGCTCGTGGTCGCGACCCCCGAGGTCCCGCTCGAGACCAGGGTCGCGCGCGCGGCCCTGCCCGAACGCGTGTCGCTCGGCGATGCCGTGCACAACGTGCAGCGCGCGGCCCTGCTCGTGCAGGCCGCGGCCACCGCCAGCTTCGACGCGCTGCGCGAGGCGACCCGCGACCGCCTGCACCAGCCGCATCGCGCGCCGCTCGTGCCGGGGCTCGCCGAATCGCTCGCCTGGTCCGACCCGGCGCTCGGGGGGGTCTTCCTGAGCGGCGCCGGGCCCTCGATTGCCGCCATCGTCCGGTATGACACGGAGCGCGTCGTCGAACGGTTCCAGGCGATGTATCGTCGTCTGGACGTCGCCGCGACCGTGCGGGTGCTCGCGGCGCATCAACCCCACACATGCTGA
- a CDS encoding threonine synthase yields the protein MLTSLRCHLCHTPFPAEALFVCDKCFGPLEPVYDYDAVRRTFTREAIASRPRNLWRYRELLPITGEPLTGFHSGCTPLVRAKHLAERLGVSELYVKDDGVNHPTLSYKDRVVSVAATRAVELGFTTFGCASTGNLANSVAAHAARLGLACSVFIPDNLEPGKVAGSAAYHPRIVAVRGNYDDVNRLCTQIADKYRWGFANINLRSYYAEGAKTFGFEIVEQLGWRFPQHVVSPVAGGTLLPRIARGFREMRDLGLVDGELPRMYAAQAAGCAPVVRALEAGQDYPDPVRPNTLAKSIAIGNPADGFQVVETIKATGGWGAMVSDEEILDGIQWLAETEGIFTEPAGGTTVAVTRKLVEQGRIPRDESIVVCVTGNGYKTAEVLQGRTPAPIAIGRSLAEFEEAVGSPLRRG from the coding sequence ATGCTGACGTCGCTTCGTTGCCACCTCTGCCACACGCCGTTTCCTGCCGAAGCCCTGTTCGTCTGCGACAAGTGCTTCGGGCCGCTCGAGCCGGTCTACGACTACGACGCCGTCCGCCGGACGTTCACGCGCGAGGCCATCGCGTCGCGCCCGCGGAACCTCTGGCGCTATCGGGAGCTGCTCCCCATCACCGGTGAACCCCTCACCGGGTTCCACTCGGGGTGCACGCCGCTCGTCCGCGCGAAGCATCTGGCCGAGCGGCTCGGCGTCAGCGAGCTCTACGTCAAGGACGATGGCGTCAACCACCCGACGCTGTCGTACAAGGACCGGGTGGTGTCGGTCGCCGCGACGCGCGCCGTCGAGCTGGGCTTCACGACGTTCGGCTGCGCCTCGACCGGCAACCTCGCCAACAGCGTCGCCGCGCACGCGGCGCGGCTCGGCCTCGCCTGCTCGGTTTTCATTCCCGACAATCTCGAACCGGGCAAGGTCGCCGGCTCGGCCGCGTACCACCCCCGCATCGTCGCCGTCCGAGGCAACTACGACGATGTGAACCGGCTGTGCACGCAGATTGCCGACAAGTACCGCTGGGGCTTCGCCAACATCAACCTGCGCAGCTATTACGCCGAGGGCGCGAAGACGTTCGGCTTCGAGATCGTCGAGCAGCTCGGGTGGCGCTTTCCGCAACACGTCGTGTCGCCCGTGGCGGGCGGAACGCTGCTGCCGCGGATCGCGCGCGGCTTCCGCGAGATGCGCGACCTCGGCCTCGTCGACGGCGAGCTGCCCCGAATGTACGCCGCGCAGGCCGCCGGCTGCGCGCCGGTCGTCCGCGCGCTCGAGGCGGGCCAGGACTATCCCGACCCGGTCCGGCCGAACACCCTCGCGAAGTCGATTGCCATCGGCAACCCCGCCGACGGCTTCCAGGTCGTCGAGACCATCAAGGCGACGGGCGGCTGGGGGGCGATGGTGAGCGACGAGGAGATCCTCGACGGCATTCAGTGGCTCGCCGAGACCGAGGGCATCTTCACCGAGCCGGCGGGCGGCACGACCGTGGCGGTGACCAGGAAGCTCGTCGAGCAGGGACGCATCCCGCGCGACGAGTCGATCGTCGTGTGCGTGACCGGGAACGGCTACAAGACGGCCGAAGTGCTGCAGGGACGCACGCCGGCGCCGATCGCGATTGGCCGGTCGCTCGCGGAGTTCGAGGAGGCCGTGGGGTCCCCACTCCGCCGGGGCTGA
- a CDS encoding homoserine dehydrogenase has translation MRQRATKWATASPRGSPWPGRGIISRVSSRLLNVALVGFGTVGSAVGRILCDPQRPARLARLLRLSHVCTRHVARRRAEWVPSEVVWTERFDDLLTGQVDVIVEVAGGLEPVGSWVAQALAAGKPVVTANKQLLAHRGAELFALAARHQRPLAFEASVAGGIPVVRGIREGLAGDDLVGISGILNGTCNYMLTRMERDRLAFDTALAEAQARGFAEADPTDDLDGFDARAKLCILARVGLGVALAPAQVACVSIRPVTDVDFAYAARLGCTIRQVSRAAVGPTAVEAWVRPALVPQTSPLARVQGSQNLVVVSGRHGGDTAFSGFGAGGGPTAVAVVSDLVAVAERGHDSPVVAFEAATPAAVHGAVRAPYYVRLVVDDRPGIIARLATILAAHGINIDAVLQEPADDKRALPFVMTLEEADPPALARALDEIAALDFHVRPPLALPMLAGA, from the coding sequence ATGCGCCAACGAGCGACGAAATGGGCAACGGCGTCGCCGCGGGGATCGCCCTGGCCCGGCCGTGGGATAATCTCCCGCGTGTCTTCCCGTCTCCTGAACGTCGCGCTCGTGGGCTTCGGCACGGTGGGGAGCGCCGTGGGGCGCATCCTCTGCGACCCGCAGCGCCCCGCCCGCCTCGCACGCCTGCTCAGGCTCTCCCACGTCTGCACCCGCCACGTCGCGCGTCGTCGTGCCGAGTGGGTGCCCTCCGAGGTCGTGTGGACCGAGCGGTTCGACGACCTGCTCACCGGACAGGTCGACGTCATCGTCGAGGTCGCCGGCGGCCTCGAGCCGGTCGGCAGCTGGGTCGCCCAGGCTCTGGCGGCCGGCAAGCCCGTCGTCACCGCCAACAAGCAGCTGCTCGCGCACCGCGGCGCCGAGCTCTTCGCGCTGGCCGCGCGCCACCAGCGGCCGCTCGCCTTCGAGGCGTCGGTCGCGGGAGGCATCCCGGTCGTGCGCGGCATCCGCGAGGGCCTCGCCGGCGACGACCTGGTCGGCATCTCGGGCATTCTCAACGGCACGTGCAACTACATGCTCACCCGCATGGAGCGCGATCGGCTGGCCTTCGACACGGCGCTCGCGGAGGCCCAGGCCCGCGGCTTCGCCGAGGCCGACCCCACCGACGACCTCGACGGCTTCGACGCCCGGGCCAAGCTGTGCATCCTTGCGCGCGTGGGCCTCGGCGTCGCGCTCGCGCCGGCTCAGGTGGCCTGCGTGTCGATCCGCCCGGTCACCGACGTCGACTTCGCCTACGCCGCGCGCCTCGGGTGCACGATCAGGCAGGTGTCGCGCGCCGCGGTCGGCCCGACGGCCGTCGAGGCCTGGGTACGCCCCGCCCTCGTGCCGCAGACCTCGCCGCTCGCGCGGGTCCAGGGCAGCCAGAACCTCGTCGTCGTCTCGGGGCGCCACGGTGGCGACACGGCCTTCTCGGGGTTCGGGGCGGGCGGCGGGCCGACGGCCGTCGCCGTCGTCTCGGATCTCGTGGCGGTGGCCGAGCGTGGCCACGACTCGCCGGTGGTCGCCTTCGAGGCCGCGACGCCGGCCGCCGTGCACGGCGCGGTGCGTGCGCCGTACTACGTCCGCCTCGTCGTCGACGACCGGCCGGGCATCATCGCGCGCCTCGCCACCATCCTGGCCGCGCACGGCATCAACATCGACGCCGTCCTGCAGGAGCCGGCCGACGACAAGCGGGCGCTGCCGTTCGTCATGACGCTCGAAGAGGCCGACCCCCCGGCGCTCGCGCGGGCGCTCGACGAAATCGCCGCGCTCGACTTCCACGTGCGGCCGCCGCTGGCGCTGCCGATGCTGGCCGGGGCCTGA